In the genome of Delphinus delphis chromosome 15, mDelDel1.2, whole genome shotgun sequence, one region contains:
- the PRR14 gene encoding proline-rich protein 14 isoform X3 gives MDLPGDSSPPGRQGLCRQPLARALWGARSPKRPKLQPLGAPSPLEKASRRVLAVVLEDVMAAHMVPLVPQEEISTPRHCSNRRDSVHSHPPASPPRQATWSPQARPPDPLHLCREPLSRVRRPHSTLRRRSRTTPGPEEGPSQKVDQAPQPTLVVMLEDIASSRPPAEGFADETPNFTVPARRTEPRMMVHQPKPPPRDVEPSFQPSALPANPLESPPPAPDPVLELPSTPPPSSLLRPRLSPWGLAPLFHSVRSKLESFADIFLTPNKAPRPPPPSPPMKLELKIAISEAEQSGAAEGTASVSPRPPIRQWRAQDQNPPAPLPKPSLGRSHSCPDLGPPGPDTCSWPPAPPHPSRPRPRRHTVGGGEMARAPPPPRPCLRKEVFPLGGVGGSPPLVTSCSSTTSTSSFSEPAEPRLSSTKRKEPRASEDQTMGKVSRFRIRRTPARSQPNLTPMGLPRPIRLNKKEFSLEEIYTNKNYQSPTTRRTFETIFEEPRERNGTLIFTSSRKLRRTVEFRDSSLPRSRRPSRGARAAAGRTLTPNLAPSPDVGPLLQQRLQELDALLLEEEEGDRERPHRT, from the exons ATGGACTTGCCCGGGGACTCCAG CCCGCCTGGCCGGCAGGGTCTGTGCCGCCAGCCCCTGGCTCGAGCATTATGGGGAGCCAGGAGCCCCAAACGGCCGAAGCTGCAGCCCCTCGGGGCCCCTTCGCCGTTGGAAAAAGCCTCTCGGCGGGTCCTGGCCGTGGTCCTGGAAGATGTCATGGCTGCCCACATG GTCCCCCTGGTGCCCCAAGAGGAGATCTCCACCCCACGGCACTGCAGCAACCGTCGGGATTCTGTCCACAGCCATCCACCTGCCTCACCACCCCGACAGGCCACGTGGTCCCCACAAGCCAG GCCTCCCGACCCACTGCACTTATGCCGAGAGCCCTTGAGCCGTGTGCGTCGGCCCCATTCCACACTGAGGCGGCGATCAAGGACAACACCTGGCCCAGAGGAGGGCCCTTCACAAAAGGTGGACCAGGCCCCCCAGCCCACTCTGGTGGTGATGCTAGAGGACATTGCCAGCTCCAGACCCCCAGCAGAG GGCTTTGCCGATGAGACTCCCAACTTCACCGTCCCAGCGAGAAG AACTGAGCCAAGGATGATGGTTCACCAGCCAAAGCCTCCACCCAGGGATGTGGAACCCTCATTCCAGCCATCTGCCCTGCCTGCAAACCCTCTGGAGAGCCCACCACCAG CCCCAGATCCTGTTCTGGAGCTCCCATCGACCCCACCGCCATCCAGCCTTTTACGCCCCCGCCTCAGTCCCTGGGGCTTGGCCCCCCTCTTCCATTCCGTCCGCTCCAAGCTGGAGAGCTTTGCTGACATCTTCCTCACACCCAACAAAGCCCCACGGCCCCCGCCCCCATCACCCCCCATGAAGTTGGAGTTGAAGATTGCCATCTCCGAGGCCGAGCAGTCTGGGGCTGCTGAGGGCACTGCATCTGTCAGTCCCCGGCCCCCTATCCGCCAATGGCGGGCCCAAGACCAGAATCCCCCAGCACCTCTCCCTAAGCCCTCTCTGGGCCGAAGCCACTCCTGCCCCGATCTGGGGCCCCCCGGCCCAGATACCTGCAGCTGGCCCCCTGCTCCACCCCACCCAAGCCGGCCACGGCCTCGGCGGCAcactgtgggtggtggagagaTGGCCCGAGCCCCGCCACCCCCTCGGCCCTGTCTCCGGAAAGAGGTCTTCCCTCTTGGAGGAGTGGGAGGCTCTCCTCCCCTCGTCACATCTTGCTCGTCTACCACGTccacttcttccttctctgaacCTGCAGAACCCAG GTTGAGCTCAACCAAGAGGAAGGAGCCAAGGGCCTCAGAAGACCAG ACCATGGGAAAGGTTTCTCGATTCAGAATACGCAGGACACCGGCCCGTTCTCAACCAAACCTTACACCAATGGGGCTGCCTCGACCAATCAG GTTGAACAAGAAGGAGTTCAGCTTAGAAGAAATTTACACCAACAAGAATTACCAGTCACCCACAACCAGGAG GACCTTTGAGACCATCTTTGAGGAACCCCGGGAGCGCAACGGGACTCTGATTTTCACCAGCTCAAGGAAGCTCCGGCGAACTGTAGAGTTTCGGGACAGTAGTCTTCCTCGATCCCGGCGGCCATCTCGCGGGGCCCGGGCTGCAGCTGGCAGGACCCTTACTCCCAATCTGGCCCCCAGCCCAGATGTAGGACCCCTGCTGCAGCAGCGACTGCAGGAGCTGGATGCCTtgctcctggaggaggaggaaggggatcGAGAGCGGCCCCATCGGACTTAG
- the PRR14 gene encoding proline-rich protein 14 isoform X4, whose product MAAHMVPLVPQEEISTPRHCSNRRDSVHSHPPASPPRQATWSPQARPPDPLHLCREPLSRVRRPHSTLRRRSRTTPGPEEGPSQKVDQAPQPTLVVMLEDIASSRPPAEGFADETPNFTVPARRTEPRMMVHQPKPPPRDVEPSFQPSALPANPLESPPPAPDPVLELPSTPPPSSLLRPRLSPWGLAPLFHSVRSKLESFADIFLTPNKAPRPPPPSPPMKLELKIAISEAEQSGAAEGTASVSPRPPIRQWRAQDQNPPAPLPKPSLGRSHSCPDLGPPGPDTCSWPPAPPHPSRPRPRRHTVGGGEMARAPPPPRPCLRKEVFPLGGVGGSPPLVTSCSSTTSTSSFSEPAEPRLSSTKRKEPRASEDQVLSDPKTKVETMGKVSRFRIRRTPARSQPNLTPMGLPRPIRLNKKEFSLEEIYTNKNYQSPTTRRTFETIFEEPRERNGTLIFTSSRKLRRTVEFRDSSLPRSRRPSRGARAAAGRTLTPNLAPSPDVGPLLQQRLQELDALLLEEEEGDRERPHRT is encoded by the exons ATGGCTGCCCACATG GTCCCCCTGGTGCCCCAAGAGGAGATCTCCACCCCACGGCACTGCAGCAACCGTCGGGATTCTGTCCACAGCCATCCACCTGCCTCACCACCCCGACAGGCCACGTGGTCCCCACAAGCCAG GCCTCCCGACCCACTGCACTTATGCCGAGAGCCCTTGAGCCGTGTGCGTCGGCCCCATTCCACACTGAGGCGGCGATCAAGGACAACACCTGGCCCAGAGGAGGGCCCTTCACAAAAGGTGGACCAGGCCCCCCAGCCCACTCTGGTGGTGATGCTAGAGGACATTGCCAGCTCCAGACCCCCAGCAGAG GGCTTTGCCGATGAGACTCCCAACTTCACCGTCCCAGCGAGAAG AACTGAGCCAAGGATGATGGTTCACCAGCCAAAGCCTCCACCCAGGGATGTGGAACCCTCATTCCAGCCATCTGCCCTGCCTGCAAACCCTCTGGAGAGCCCACCACCAG CCCCAGATCCTGTTCTGGAGCTCCCATCGACCCCACCGCCATCCAGCCTTTTACGCCCCCGCCTCAGTCCCTGGGGCTTGGCCCCCCTCTTCCATTCCGTCCGCTCCAAGCTGGAGAGCTTTGCTGACATCTTCCTCACACCCAACAAAGCCCCACGGCCCCCGCCCCCATCACCCCCCATGAAGTTGGAGTTGAAGATTGCCATCTCCGAGGCCGAGCAGTCTGGGGCTGCTGAGGGCACTGCATCTGTCAGTCCCCGGCCCCCTATCCGCCAATGGCGGGCCCAAGACCAGAATCCCCCAGCACCTCTCCCTAAGCCCTCTCTGGGCCGAAGCCACTCCTGCCCCGATCTGGGGCCCCCCGGCCCAGATACCTGCAGCTGGCCCCCTGCTCCACCCCACCCAAGCCGGCCACGGCCTCGGCGGCAcactgtgggtggtggagagaTGGCCCGAGCCCCGCCACCCCCTCGGCCCTGTCTCCGGAAAGAGGTCTTCCCTCTTGGAGGAGTGGGAGGCTCTCCTCCCCTCGTCACATCTTGCTCGTCTACCACGTccacttcttccttctctgaacCTGCAGAACCCAG GTTGAGCTCAACCAAGAGGAAGGAGCCAAGGGCCTCAGAAGACCAGGTGCTTTCAGACCCCAAGACCAAGGTAGAG ACCATGGGAAAGGTTTCTCGATTCAGAATACGCAGGACACCGGCCCGTTCTCAACCAAACCTTACACCAATGGGGCTGCCTCGACCAATCAG GTTGAACAAGAAGGAGTTCAGCTTAGAAGAAATTTACACCAACAAGAATTACCAGTCACCCACAACCAGGAG GACCTTTGAGACCATCTTTGAGGAACCCCGGGAGCGCAACGGGACTCTGATTTTCACCAGCTCAAGGAAGCTCCGGCGAACTGTAGAGTTTCGGGACAGTAGTCTTCCTCGATCCCGGCGGCCATCTCGCGGGGCCCGGGCTGCAGCTGGCAGGACCCTTACTCCCAATCTGGCCCCCAGCCCAGATGTAGGACCCCTGCTGCAGCAGCGACTGCAGGAGCTGGATGCCTtgctcctggaggaggaggaaggggatcGAGAGCGGCCCCATCGGACTTAG
- the PRR14 gene encoding proline-rich protein 14 isoform X1 → MDLPGDSSPPGRQGLCRQPLARALWGARSPKRPKLQPLGAPSPLEKASRRVLAVVLEDVMAAHMVPLVPQEEISTPRHCSNRRDSVHSHPPASPPRQATWSPQARPPDPLHLCREPLSRVRRPHSTLRRRSRTTPGPEEGPSQKVDQAPQPTLVVMLEDIASSRPPAEGFADETPNFTVPARRTEPRMMVHQPKPPPRDVEPSFQPSALPANPLESPPPAPDPVLELPSTPPPSSLLRPRLSPWGLAPLFHSVRSKLESFADIFLTPNKAPRPPPPSPPMKLELKIAISEAEQSGAAEGTASVSPRPPIRQWRAQDQNPPAPLPKPSLGRSHSCPDLGPPGPDTCSWPPAPPHPSRPRPRRHTVGGGEMARAPPPPRPCLRKEVFPLGGVGGSPPLVTSCSSTTSTSSFSEPAEPRLSSTKRKEPRASEDQVLSDPKTKVETMGKVSRFRIRRTPARSQPNLTPMGLPRPIRLNKKEFSLEEIYTNKNYQSPTTRRTFETIFEEPRERNGTLIFTSSRKLRRTVEFRDSSLPRSRRPSRGARAAAGRTLTPNLAPSPDVGPLLQQRLQELDALLLEEEEGDRERPHRT, encoded by the exons ATGGACTTGCCCGGGGACTCCAG CCCGCCTGGCCGGCAGGGTCTGTGCCGCCAGCCCCTGGCTCGAGCATTATGGGGAGCCAGGAGCCCCAAACGGCCGAAGCTGCAGCCCCTCGGGGCCCCTTCGCCGTTGGAAAAAGCCTCTCGGCGGGTCCTGGCCGTGGTCCTGGAAGATGTCATGGCTGCCCACATG GTCCCCCTGGTGCCCCAAGAGGAGATCTCCACCCCACGGCACTGCAGCAACCGTCGGGATTCTGTCCACAGCCATCCACCTGCCTCACCACCCCGACAGGCCACGTGGTCCCCACAAGCCAG GCCTCCCGACCCACTGCACTTATGCCGAGAGCCCTTGAGCCGTGTGCGTCGGCCCCATTCCACACTGAGGCGGCGATCAAGGACAACACCTGGCCCAGAGGAGGGCCCTTCACAAAAGGTGGACCAGGCCCCCCAGCCCACTCTGGTGGTGATGCTAGAGGACATTGCCAGCTCCAGACCCCCAGCAGAG GGCTTTGCCGATGAGACTCCCAACTTCACCGTCCCAGCGAGAAG AACTGAGCCAAGGATGATGGTTCACCAGCCAAAGCCTCCACCCAGGGATGTGGAACCCTCATTCCAGCCATCTGCCCTGCCTGCAAACCCTCTGGAGAGCCCACCACCAG CCCCAGATCCTGTTCTGGAGCTCCCATCGACCCCACCGCCATCCAGCCTTTTACGCCCCCGCCTCAGTCCCTGGGGCTTGGCCCCCCTCTTCCATTCCGTCCGCTCCAAGCTGGAGAGCTTTGCTGACATCTTCCTCACACCCAACAAAGCCCCACGGCCCCCGCCCCCATCACCCCCCATGAAGTTGGAGTTGAAGATTGCCATCTCCGAGGCCGAGCAGTCTGGGGCTGCTGAGGGCACTGCATCTGTCAGTCCCCGGCCCCCTATCCGCCAATGGCGGGCCCAAGACCAGAATCCCCCAGCACCTCTCCCTAAGCCCTCTCTGGGCCGAAGCCACTCCTGCCCCGATCTGGGGCCCCCCGGCCCAGATACCTGCAGCTGGCCCCCTGCTCCACCCCACCCAAGCCGGCCACGGCCTCGGCGGCAcactgtgggtggtggagagaTGGCCCGAGCCCCGCCACCCCCTCGGCCCTGTCTCCGGAAAGAGGTCTTCCCTCTTGGAGGAGTGGGAGGCTCTCCTCCCCTCGTCACATCTTGCTCGTCTACCACGTccacttcttccttctctgaacCTGCAGAACCCAG GTTGAGCTCAACCAAGAGGAAGGAGCCAAGGGCCTCAGAAGACCAGGTGCTTTCAGACCCCAAGACCAAGGTAGAG ACCATGGGAAAGGTTTCTCGATTCAGAATACGCAGGACACCGGCCCGTTCTCAACCAAACCTTACACCAATGGGGCTGCCTCGACCAATCAG GTTGAACAAGAAGGAGTTCAGCTTAGAAGAAATTTACACCAACAAGAATTACCAGTCACCCACAACCAGGAG GACCTTTGAGACCATCTTTGAGGAACCCCGGGAGCGCAACGGGACTCTGATTTTCACCAGCTCAAGGAAGCTCCGGCGAACTGTAGAGTTTCGGGACAGTAGTCTTCCTCGATCCCGGCGGCCATCTCGCGGGGCCCGGGCTGCAGCTGGCAGGACCCTTACTCCCAATCTGGCCCCCAGCCCAGATGTAGGACCCCTGCTGCAGCAGCGACTGCAGGAGCTGGATGCCTtgctcctggaggaggaggaaggggatcGAGAGCGGCCCCATCGGACTTAG
- the FBRS gene encoding probable fibrosin-1, with protein sequence METAAAAAPGPGWAAEGERRRRRCSRRDRDREQRRRRGPGGDAPRALLAAPRGSSSSSSPPPPARPWSSASSGERPGGPRRRRPRPRPRPPRPRARKRPAGSGSRGEEEEEEEEGGADDGEAEEEPEEEEEEEEDLIDGFAIASFASLEALQKDASLQPPERLEHRLKHSGKRKRGGSSGATGEPGDSSDREPGRPSGDRARKWPNKRRRKEASSRHSPEAGYICDAESDLDERVSDDDLDPSFTVSTSKASGPHGAFNGNCEAKLSVVPKVSGLERSQEQPPGPDPLLVPFPPKEPPPPPAPRPPISPPAPLPAAPSLPPPPQPQLQLRVSPFGLRTSPYGSSLDLSTGSSSRPPPKAPAPPVAQPPPSSSSSSSSSSSASSSSAQLTHRPPTPSLPLPLSTHSFPPPGLRPAPPPPHPSLFSPGPALPPPPPLLQVPGHPGASAANALSEQDLIGQDLNSRYLNAQGGPEVVGAGGSARPLAFQFHQHNHQHQHTHQHTHQHFTPYPPGLLPPHGPHMFEKYPGKMEGLFRHNPYTAFPPAVPGLPPGLPPAVSFGSLQGAFQPKSTNPELPPRLGPVPSGLPQKGTQIPDHFRPPLRKPGKWCAMHVRVAYMILRHQEKMKGDSHKLDFRNDLLPCLPGPYGALPPGQELSHPAASLFTATGAVHAAANPFTAAPGAHGPFLSPSTHIDPFGRPTSFASLAALSNGAFGGLGSPTFNSGAVFAQKESPGAPPAFASPPDPWGRLHRSPLAFPAWVRPPEAARTPGSDKERPVERREPSLTKEEKDRDLPFSRPQLRVSPATPKARAGEEGARPAKESVRVKEERKEEAAAAAAAAAAAAAAAAAAAAAATTTGPQGLHLLFERPRPPPFLGPSPPERCAGFLEPAWLAGPPRLSRPPRFYEAGEELTGPGAVAAARLYGLEPAHPLLYSRLAPPPPPAAAPGTPHLLSKTPPGALLGAPPPLVPAPRPSSPPRAPGPTRADR encoded by the exons ATGGAGACGGCAGCGGCCGCGGCTCCGGGCCCGGGCTGGGCCGCTGAGggggagcggcggcggcggcgctgctCGCGCCGAGACCGAGACCGGGAGCAGCGGCGCCGCCGAGGTCCCGGCGGCGACGCGCCCCGGGCCCTGTTGGCCGCCCCGCGCGGCTCCTCGTCGTCgtcgtcgccgccgccgcccgccagGCCCTGGTCGTCAGCTTCGTCTGGAGAGCGGCCCGGAGGCCCGAGACGGCGGCGGCCGCGTCCTAGGCCTCGGCCCCCGCGACCCCGAGCTCGGAAGCGGCCTGCTGGCTCGGGCAGCCgcggggaggaagaggaggaggaggaggaggggggcgcAGACGATGGGGAGGCTGAGGAGGAgcctgaggaggaagaagaagaagaggaggactTGATCGATGGCTTCGCCATCGCCAGCTTCGCCAGCCTCGAGGCCTTGCAG AAGGATGCGTCTCTTCAGCCCCCAGAGCGACTGGAGCATCGGCTGAAGCATTCTGGGAAGCGGAAGAGGGGGGGCTCCAGTGGGGCAACTGGGGAACCAGGGGACAGCTCTGATCGAGAGCCTGGCCGGCCCTCTGGGGATCGGGCCCGAAAATGGCCCAATAAGCGGAGAAGGAAAGAG GCCTCCTCCCGTCATTCTCCGGAAGCTggatacata tgTGACGCGGAAAGCGATCTGGACGAGAGG GTCTCCGATGATGACCTTGACCCGTCCTTTACTGTCTCAACCAGCAAAG CCTCGGGCCCCCATGGCGCCTTCAATGGGAACTGTGAAGCAAAACTCTCCGTAGTCCCTAAAGTGTCGGGCCTGGAGCGGAGCCAGGAACAGCCCCCAGGGCCCGACCCGCTGCTAGTGCCTTTCCCCCCGAAGGAACCACCGCCTCCACCGGCCCCTCGGCCTCCTATCTCACCCCCTGCACCCTTGCCGGCCGCCCCCAGtctgccacccccaccccagccccagctgcaGCTTCGGGTCTCGCCTTTCGGCCTCCGCACTTCCCCCTATGGCAGCAGCCTGGACCTCAGCACTGGCAG CTCTTCACGGCCGCCCCCCAAGGCCCCGGCCCCTCCCGTGGCTCAGCCTCCCCCCTCATCATCCTCTTcgtcctcttcctcctcatctGCCTCCTCCTCGTCCGCGCAGCTCACCCACCGGCCCCCGACGCCCTCACTGCCCCTGCCTTTGTCCACCCACAGCTTCCCCCCACCCGGGCTGCGGcccgcacccccacccccccacccctccttatTCTCCCctggccccgccctgcccccgccccctcccctgctgcAGGTGCCAGGGCACCCTGGGGCCTCAGCCGCTAACGCCCTTTCTG agCAGGACCTGATCGGCCAGGACCTGAACTCTCGCTACCTGAATGCCCAGGGTGGCCCCGaggtggtgggggcagggggctctGCCCGGCCCCTGGCCTTCCAGTTCCACCAGCACAACCACCAGCACCAGCACACCCACCAGCACACCCACCAGCACTTCACCCCTTACCCCCCGGGCCTGCTGCCACCCCACGGCCCCCACATG TTTGAGAAATATCCAGGAAAGATGGAAGGCCTTTTCCGGCATAAT CCGTACACGGCCTTCCCTCCCGCAGTGCCCGGCCTACCTCCGGGCCTCCCGCCGGCTGTCTCCTTTGGCTCCCTGCAGGGGGCCTTCCAGCCCAAG AGCACGAACCCCGAGCTGCCACCACGACTGGGGCCAGTGCCGAGCGGGCTTCCCCAAAAGGGGACACAG ATCCCTGACCATTTCCGGCCACCTTTGAGG AAACCAGGGAAGTGGTGTGCCATGCACGTGCGCGTGGCTTACATGATCCTGAGACACCAGGAAAAGATGAAG GGCGACTCCCACAAGCTTGACTTTCGGAACGACCTCCTGCCCTGCCTTCCGGGGCCCTATGGGGCCCTGCCCCCTGGGCAGGAGCTCTCCCACCCGGCCGCCTCCCTCTTCACTGCGACTG GTGCCGTCCACGCTGCAGCCAACCCTTTCACGGCAGCTCCCGGGGCCCACGGACCCTTTCTGAGCCCCAGCACCCACATTG ATCCCTTTGGGCGTCCCACAAGCTTCGCCTCCTTGGCTGCCCTCTCCAACGGGGCCTTTGGAGGCCTGGGCAGCCCCACATTCA ACTCCGGCGCCGTCTTTGCCCAGAAAGAAAGCCCAGGGGCCCCACCAGCCTTCGCCTCCCCGCCAGACCCATGGGGCCGCCTGCACCGCAGTCCTCTGGCCTTTCCTGCCTGGGTCCGGCCCCCTGAGGCCGCCCGGACACCAGGCTCAGACAAGGAGCGGCCTGTGGAGCGGAGGGAGCCCTCTCTCactaaggaggagaaagacag ggaccTCCCCTTCTCACGGCCCCAGCTCCGAGTTTCTCCTGCTACTCCCAAGGCGCGGGCTGGCGAGGAAGGGGCCAGGCCAGCCAAGGAATCGGTGCGGGTAAAGGAAGAGCGGAAGGaggaggctgctgctgccgccgccgccgccgctgctgctgccgccgccgccgccgccgccgctgccgctgccaCCACCACCGGGCCTCAAGGCCTTCACCTGCTGTTTGAGAGGCCCCGGCCACCCCCCTTTCTGGGCCCTAGTCCTCCAGAGCGCTGTGCTGGCTTCCTGGAGCCAGCCTGGttggcagggccccctcgcctcTCTAGGCCACCCCGCTTCTATGAGGCGGGTGAGGAGCTGACTGGACCAGGGGCTGTGGCTGCTGCCCGCCTCTACGGTCTAGAGCCTGCCCATCCCCTGCTATACAGCCGCTTGGCTCCACCGCCGCCACCAGCTGCGGCCCCGGGAACCCCTCACCTTCTCAGCAAGACCCCGCCAGGAGCCCTTTTGGGGGCACCACCTCCGCTTGTGCCCGCCCCTCGGCCTAGTTCCCCACCTCGGGCCCCTGGCCCAACCCGGGCTGAcaggtga
- the PRR14 gene encoding proline-rich protein 14 isoform X2, translating to MDLPGDSSPPGRQGLCRQPLARALWGARSPKRPKLQPLGAPSPLEKASRRVLAVVLEDVMAAHMVPLVPQEEISTPRHCSNRRDSVHSHPPASPPRQATWSPQARPPDPLHLCREPLSRVRRPHSTLRRRSRTTPGPEEGPSQKVDQAPQPTLVVMLEDIASSRPPAEGFADETPNFTVPARRTEPRMMVHQPKPPPRDVEPSFQPSALPANPLESPPPAPDPVLELPSTPPPSSLLRPRLSPWGLAPLFHSVRSKLESFADIFLTPNKAPRPPPPSPPMKLELKIAISEAEQSGAAEGTASVSPRPPIRQWRAQDQNPPAPLPKPSLGRSHSCPDLGPPGPDTCSWPPAPPHPSRPRPRRHTVGGGEMARAPPPPRPCLRKEVFPLGGVGGSPPLVTSCSSTTSTSSFSEPAEPRLSSTKRKEPRASEDQVLSDPKTKTMGKVSRFRIRRTPARSQPNLTPMGLPRPIRLNKKEFSLEEIYTNKNYQSPTTRRTFETIFEEPRERNGTLIFTSSRKLRRTVEFRDSSLPRSRRPSRGARAAAGRTLTPNLAPSPDVGPLLQQRLQELDALLLEEEEGDRERPHRT from the exons ATGGACTTGCCCGGGGACTCCAG CCCGCCTGGCCGGCAGGGTCTGTGCCGCCAGCCCCTGGCTCGAGCATTATGGGGAGCCAGGAGCCCCAAACGGCCGAAGCTGCAGCCCCTCGGGGCCCCTTCGCCGTTGGAAAAAGCCTCTCGGCGGGTCCTGGCCGTGGTCCTGGAAGATGTCATGGCTGCCCACATG GTCCCCCTGGTGCCCCAAGAGGAGATCTCCACCCCACGGCACTGCAGCAACCGTCGGGATTCTGTCCACAGCCATCCACCTGCCTCACCACCCCGACAGGCCACGTGGTCCCCACAAGCCAG GCCTCCCGACCCACTGCACTTATGCCGAGAGCCCTTGAGCCGTGTGCGTCGGCCCCATTCCACACTGAGGCGGCGATCAAGGACAACACCTGGCCCAGAGGAGGGCCCTTCACAAAAGGTGGACCAGGCCCCCCAGCCCACTCTGGTGGTGATGCTAGAGGACATTGCCAGCTCCAGACCCCCAGCAGAG GGCTTTGCCGATGAGACTCCCAACTTCACCGTCCCAGCGAGAAG AACTGAGCCAAGGATGATGGTTCACCAGCCAAAGCCTCCACCCAGGGATGTGGAACCCTCATTCCAGCCATCTGCCCTGCCTGCAAACCCTCTGGAGAGCCCACCACCAG CCCCAGATCCTGTTCTGGAGCTCCCATCGACCCCACCGCCATCCAGCCTTTTACGCCCCCGCCTCAGTCCCTGGGGCTTGGCCCCCCTCTTCCATTCCGTCCGCTCCAAGCTGGAGAGCTTTGCTGACATCTTCCTCACACCCAACAAAGCCCCACGGCCCCCGCCCCCATCACCCCCCATGAAGTTGGAGTTGAAGATTGCCATCTCCGAGGCCGAGCAGTCTGGGGCTGCTGAGGGCACTGCATCTGTCAGTCCCCGGCCCCCTATCCGCCAATGGCGGGCCCAAGACCAGAATCCCCCAGCACCTCTCCCTAAGCCCTCTCTGGGCCGAAGCCACTCCTGCCCCGATCTGGGGCCCCCCGGCCCAGATACCTGCAGCTGGCCCCCTGCTCCACCCCACCCAAGCCGGCCACGGCCTCGGCGGCAcactgtgggtggtggagagaTGGCCCGAGCCCCGCCACCCCCTCGGCCCTGTCTCCGGAAAGAGGTCTTCCCTCTTGGAGGAGTGGGAGGCTCTCCTCCCCTCGTCACATCTTGCTCGTCTACCACGTccacttcttccttctctgaacCTGCAGAACCCAG GTTGAGCTCAACCAAGAGGAAGGAGCCAAGGGCCTCAGAAGACCAGGTGCTTTCAGACCCCAAGACCAAG ACCATGGGAAAGGTTTCTCGATTCAGAATACGCAGGACACCGGCCCGTTCTCAACCAAACCTTACACCAATGGGGCTGCCTCGACCAATCAG GTTGAACAAGAAGGAGTTCAGCTTAGAAGAAATTTACACCAACAAGAATTACCAGTCACCCACAACCAGGAG GACCTTTGAGACCATCTTTGAGGAACCCCGGGAGCGCAACGGGACTCTGATTTTCACCAGCTCAAGGAAGCTCCGGCGAACTGTAGAGTTTCGGGACAGTAGTCTTCCTCGATCCCGGCGGCCATCTCGCGGGGCCCGGGCTGCAGCTGGCAGGACCCTTACTCCCAATCTGGCCCCCAGCCCAGATGTAGGACCCCTGCTGCAGCAGCGACTGCAGGAGCTGGATGCCTtgctcctggaggaggaggaaggggatcGAGAGCGGCCCCATCGGACTTAG